TATTTGCACGCGTTTAAAAAACGCACGAGGCATTAAATGCGCAGATGTTGATAAGCGAGAACCAAAACTAAAGCGCTTATCCTTCAAATCAAACAATGTGGTGTATGGTGAATCAGAACGAACAATAACAACGCTTTTAAACTCGGCATCGGCAGCACGGGAAATCAAAGGAACCGCATTTCCCATTTGACTCGCCTTAACAAAGGTGTAACCGCCAAACCAGGCCATATCGACATTTTTCTGCAAAAACATCACTAATGTTTGCTGGTATTCCGTAGGTACGATAACTTCAAATTTATAGCCGGTTTCCTTTTCCAGATAAGCCATAAAATTCTTAACTCGCTCGCGAATAATATCCGGCTCCTGATCAGGCACTATTGATACACGTATTGTACCTTTAGACTGATTTGTCGGTTCCGGCATGCAAGAAGTCAAACTGGCAGATAACCCAACGCACAGTATTACCCAGCCAATTTTCCCTAATCGAGTAAACACTAAAGTTTTTAAAGCTCTAACATAAGGAATTAACATCTTCATTATTGACCAAGCTTTCTCCATTTATCACCAGACAGCGTAATCGCTTCCCCTAGCTCATTTTCACCGACAGGTTGACTGAATAAAAAGCCTTGCACAAAACCCAACTCTTCTCCCATTAGCATAGAATGAAATAGCTGATACTGCTCTTTCGTCTCAATTCCCTCGGCAATGACATCCATCTTAAGGCGATTAGCAAAATGCACTATCGCCTTTAACATGGCTTCATCGGGTAGCTGAGTCAGCGCATCTTTAATTAATTTCCTATCCAGTTTTAAAGAATTAACGGGTAATTCACGAAGCAGATTTAATGATGAATAACCGATACCAAAGTTATTGATGGCGATGCGTACCCCCAAAGCAGAAACTCTTTCCAGCACATCCTTAATAATTTCACCATCTTGAATGAGTGTTTGTTCCGTCAACTCCAGTTCTAACCACTCTGGCTGACACCCCGAAGACTCTATGATGCGGCATAGTTTTGTGATGAAGCCATCCTGATAAACCTGTGTTGGTGATAAGTTAACACCAACCACCATAGGGTTCCCTTCTTTTGCCTTTCGAACCGCAAAGTCGCAGGCTTCTTGCAAAACCCATTGTCCAACCTCAACCATTAATCCGATCTCATCCAGCATAGGCACAAAATCATAAGGCTTAACCACGCCTTTTGAAGGATGGTTCCAGCGTAACAATGCTTCAACACTTCGGATATCACCAGTAGATACATTTAATTTTGGCTGATATACCAACTGTAATCGGGAGATATGATTGTTTAGCGTGTCTCTCATTTCCATCTCAAGCGTGATCCGCTTACGAACCTGAACATCGTCTTCTTCTATGTAAAAGTGATATCCATTACGTCCTTGCTTTTTGGCTCTATACATGGCGATATCGGATTTTTTCAAAAGCACCTGTACATCTTTTCCATCTCTTGGGCAGCAACTAATCCCGATACTGGGTGTCACATGCATAACAATGCCATCAAACTCATAAGGTGCCGAAAGTGATTCGTGAATCTTCATGGTGACTTTTAGTGCATCGTATTCTTGAGCCAAATCAACCAATAAAACCGCAAATTCATCACCTCCCAGACGGCAAACGGAATCTTCAGCTCTCAATAGCCCTCTGAGACGATGAGCGACTTCAATTAATACTTTATCGCCGTATTGGTGTCCCAATGTGTCGTTTATATTCTTGAATTTATCCAAATCAATAAACAACACAGCAAAGTGGCGTTCATTACGTTCGACACGTTCAACCGCTTGTTTCATCCGGTCAATAAACAATGAGCGATTGGGTAAATCAGTAAGAGCATCATGTTGAGCCAAGCGTAAAATTTCATTATGAGCATCAAGACGCTCTGCAATATCAGTACAAATTGTGCAGATACTCAGTAAGTTGCCTTTAGCATCTAACAATGGAAATTTAATGCATAGAAAGAAATGCTCACCCGATGTTGTTGGTAATAGCTCTTCACATTGTATTGGCTGTAATGTTTGCGCAACTTTCTGGTCGTTGTACTGGATCATTGAAGCGATATCGTCTTCGAAAATATCGCTATCTTTCTTACCTATAATGTTTTCGCACTTAAATACAAGTTGCGAACTAAAAGCCTGATTAGCCAACTCATATTCACCGTCGACATTTTTAAGGGAAATCAAGGTGGCAGAATTATTGATGATGGATTCCAACTTGGCATTGCTAAGCGCCAATTTTTTTTGTGCATGGGTACGCTCACGCACTTCGTCACGTAAATTATTGGTAAGTAACAAAAGTTCCTTGTTATGTTCCGATAACTTCTGTTGCAGATCAGTCTTGGTTTGTAGCAACTCATGAATAGTTTTAATGTCACGATAAGAACGCAAGGCGTTAGTAAGGCAAGAGATCAGTTTTTCGACCGTAAGTTCTGACTTTTCCCGATAATCATTAATATCATAATCCAGCACCACTTTAAGTTCTGGAGCCTGACCCGGCTGACCGGTACGGAGGATGATACGAATGAGGTTATTCTTTAATTCATTACGGATATAATTTACCAACTCTAATCCGGAGTCATCTTCCTCCATAACCACATCAAGCAAAAGCACCGCATATTTATTGCTTGCTTCCAAAACAGAGCGAGCTTCGCGAGCAGTATAGGCATGAGTCAGTTCTATAGGGCGCCCGTCATAGCTAAATTCAACAAGTACCAGCTTAGTGACATCATGCATGTAAGGTTCATCATCAACAACCAACACATGCCAAGGCTCTCCCTGTATTAAAGGTTTTTCTCGCTCAGAATGAATTCGGTCATCCTTACGCTGCTCTGCAAACTCAAAAAGCGACCCCGCCATTTAGTACCTCAAATTGTCGAACTTAAAAAATTAACGACAGCTACATAAAAGACTGTTCCAGACCCATGTGTCATTTTGACCAAACGCATCGGTTCCAAAAACGGTAAAGATACGAGTTTCCTCTTATAAAAAACGCTATCAAAAATCGTATTTGAAACATTGATTTAGATAATGCTTTTGGCTTAATGCTTTATGATGTGAAATAATCCTGAGCCTCCTAACATCAATAAGTATAGTCAATGATTGAACAATACCTACCAATTGTCCTTTCACTCGCTGCAGCAGGCGTATTTGCCGGGCTACTTGCTGGTCTATTTGGCGTTGGTGGAGGCATTGTGATTGTGCCTGTTTTGTTTTTTCTGTTTCAGTCCATGGGCGTTTCACCAGAAAGTGCAATGGGCATCGCAACAGCTACTTCTCTGGCTTGCATTGTGCCTACTTCAATTAGTTCGATTCGTTCACACCATAAAAAAGGCAACGTAGACTTTCAGCTATTTAAACAATGGCTTCCTGCAATTTTTGTCGGTGTGTTTATTGGGAGTTGGTTAGTCACCAGAGTGCCTGGCACCTGGTTTACTATTCTATTTGGTGTTATCGCCACACTATCAGCACTGAATATGCTATTTAGAACAGCGAAATCGGCCATTGCCAGTTCGCTTCCGGGTAAATTCGGGCAAGCTATCATTGCCTCTTGCATCGGTGCATTTAGCTCCATGATTGGAATCGGTGGAGGTACGCTATCGGTTCCCATACTCACGGCTTGCAGCTATCCGGCTCATAAGGCAGTGGGAACCGCTGCTGCTATCGGCTTAGCGATTTCTCTCCCTGGGGCAATCACTATGCTCATATTGGGTACAGCTCCCGAAGATGCCCCTTTCGGTACTTTGGGTTTGGTTAACTTTCCCGGTTTGGCTTGTATTATTCCATTAAGCGTTTTGTGCGCGCCGTTAGGTGCAAACCTGGCTTCTAAACTCGATAGTAATGTTTTGAAGAAGCTTTTTGCTGTGTTATTGTTGCTCACTGGGTTAAGAATGCTCGCCCAGCTATTACTATAAATAGATTATTTTTTAATATTATTTATAACGCCGTATCTTTGTTTCGAAGCGCCTCGCTTCATATAGTTTCCAACACCTCCGATAGTGACTCGGTTTTTTAAAAGAGATGTCCATTAATGTCTGACGTTCAAGCTTTTGCCCAAGAGGTATACGATCGTTGTCAACAACTGGCTCAGTTTAGTCAGTCAAAACGCCACATGGATCGCCGATACCTGACCACCGAACATTTTGAAACCAATCTACAGGTTTCCAGATGGATGGAACAGGCGGGTATGTTCAGTTGGCAGGATGAAGCAGGAAATATCTGGGGACGTTATCAAAGTGATATCACAGAAGCCCCCACACTCATTATTGGCAGCCACCTGGATACCGTCCCTAATGGTGGCATCTATGATGGTATCTTTGGCGTTGTTGCGCCGATTTCCGTTATTCAGTATTGCAATGAAAATCAGATCCGTTTTCCGTTCCATATTGATATTGTTGGGTTTGGTGACGAAGAAGGTACACGTTTCGGTACAACTTTACTGGGAAGCCGCGCAGTAACCGGACGTTGGCAAGATCACTGGCAAAACCTCACCGATGAAGCCGGCATTTCCCTGGCAGAAGCGATGGAACAGTTCAAGCTCAATATTGATATGGTGGCCAATGCATCCAGAGCCGAACATGACCTGCTTGGATTCTTTGAAATCCATATTGAACAAGGCCCGGTATTAGAAGCAGAATCCTTGCCGGTAGGTATTGTAAGCTCTATCGCTGGCGCCAAGCGCTTTAATATTAAAGTCACAGGAAAAGCAGGCCATTCCGGCACGGTGCCAATGGCAATGCGTCAGGATGCCATGGTCGCCTGTGCCAAAATGGTCGTCGCCATTGAGCAACTGGCAAAAGAACATGATGTTGTTGCCACGGTAGGACGCTTAACCGTTCAGCCTAATGCCGTGAACGTCATACCCGGTGATGTCGATTTTTCACTGGATATTCGTAGCGAAAGTGATGAAAAACGCGATTTCG
Above is a window of Paraneptunicella aestuarii DNA encoding:
- the phnD gene encoding phosphate/phosphite/phosphonate ABC transporter substrate-binding protein encodes the protein MKMLIPYVRALKTLVFTRLGKIGWVILCVGLSASLTSCMPEPTNQSKGTIRVSIVPDQEPDIIRERVKNFMAYLEKETGYKFEVIVPTEYQQTLVMFLQKNVDMAWFGGYTFVKASQMGNAVPLISRAADAEFKSVVIVRSDSPYTTLFDLKDKRFSFGSRLSTSAHLMPRAFFKRVQIEPESFFSQVEYSGAHDKTVEWVNNGKIDAGVLNPLVLQSMHLDGRIDPTKIRVIWRSPSYQDYVWAVQPTMGEDLINKIRDAFLKLSYSNEKDKQLLNDMSAHHYVPVGNADFSVLSQIIDELDM
- a CDS encoding EAL domain-containing protein: MAGSLFEFAEQRKDDRIHSEREKPLIQGEPWHVLVVDDEPYMHDVTKLVLVEFSYDGRPIELTHAYTAREARSVLEASNKYAVLLLDVVMEEDDSGLELVNYIRNELKNNLIRIILRTGQPGQAPELKVVLDYDINDYREKSELTVEKLISCLTNALRSYRDIKTIHELLQTKTDLQQKLSEHNKELLLLTNNLRDEVRERTHAQKKLALSNAKLESIINNSATLISLKNVDGEYELANQAFSSQLVFKCENIIGKKDSDIFEDDIASMIQYNDQKVAQTLQPIQCEELLPTTSGEHFFLCIKFPLLDAKGNLLSICTICTDIAERLDAHNEILRLAQHDALTDLPNRSLFIDRMKQAVERVERNERHFAVLFIDLDKFKNINDTLGHQYGDKVLIEVAHRLRGLLRAEDSVCRLGGDEFAVLLVDLAQEYDALKVTMKIHESLSAPYEFDGIVMHVTPSIGISCCPRDGKDVQVLLKKSDIAMYRAKKQGRNGYHFYIEEDDVQVRKRITLEMEMRDTLNNHISRLQLVYQPKLNVSTGDIRSVEALLRWNHPSKGVVKPYDFVPMLDEIGLMVEVGQWVLQEACDFAVRKAKEGNPMVVGVNLSPTQVYQDGFITKLCRIIESSGCQPEWLELELTEQTLIQDGEIIKDVLERVSALGVRIAINNFGIGYSSLNLLRELPVNSLKLDRKLIKDALTQLPDEAMLKAIVHFANRLKMDVIAEGIETKEQYQLFHSMLMGEELGFVQGFLFSQPVGENELGEAITLSGDKWRKLGQ
- a CDS encoding sulfite exporter TauE/SafE family protein; translation: MIEQYLPIVLSLAAAGVFAGLLAGLFGVGGGIVIVPVLFFLFQSMGVSPESAMGIATATSLACIVPTSISSIRSHHKKGNVDFQLFKQWLPAIFVGVFIGSWLVTRVPGTWFTILFGVIATLSALNMLFRTAKSAIASSLPGKFGQAIIASCIGAFSSMIGIGGGTLSVPILTACSYPAHKAVGTAAAIGLAISLPGAITMLILGTAPEDAPFGTLGLVNFPGLACIIPLSVLCAPLGANLASKLDSNVLKKLFAVLLLLTGLRMLAQLLL
- a CDS encoding allantoate amidohydrolase, whose protein sequence is MSDVQAFAQEVYDRCQQLAQFSQSKRHMDRRYLTTEHFETNLQVSRWMEQAGMFSWQDEAGNIWGRYQSDITEAPTLIIGSHLDTVPNGGIYDGIFGVVAPISVIQYCNENQIRFPFHIDIVGFGDEEGTRFGTTLLGSRAVTGRWQDHWQNLTDEAGISLAEAMEQFKLNIDMVANASRAEHDLLGFFEIHIEQGPVLEAESLPVGIVSSIAGAKRFNIKVTGKAGHSGTVPMAMRQDAMVACAKMVVAIEQLAKEHDVVATVGRLTVQPNAVNVIPGDVDFSLDIRSESDEKRDFALAQIQHSLFEISQSSGVSIEWHQTHAAQATACAPKFQSLLQESIMKEDIEPLTLFSGAGHDAMEVANICPIGMLFMRCSGGISHHPDESISVEDTAVTLKVLYNLLTLLALSPTMSADDT